The following proteins come from a genomic window of Kitasatospora cineracea:
- a CDS encoding carbon-nitrogen hydrolase family protein, protein MAQVRVAAAQFECVVGDVVANVRQIAELALEARAVGSAVVVCPELALTGYEPGLIGQDRTLWTEAEDARLDPLRGVGITVVVNGASAGPGGRPQITSTVYAPDGSVAAVYAKEHLYENEREVFEPGSGGGRFWADGVGYSLATCFDNHFPEVSERNAARGCRVHLASSLYGTGGGREERRTVHPAIAKATGMYVVLANHVGPAGPWTGCGGSAVWTPDGTVVAEADESGPRLLVADLEVETGD, encoded by the coding sequence ATGGCACAGGTACGAGTGGCGGCGGCTCAGTTCGAGTGCGTTGTGGGTGACGTGGTGGCCAATGTGCGGCAGATCGCGGAACTGGCGCTGGAGGCCCGGGCGGTCGGCAGCGCGGTGGTGGTCTGCCCGGAGCTTGCTCTCACCGGATACGAACCCGGGCTGATCGGTCAGGACCGGACGCTGTGGACAGAGGCGGAGGATGCCCGCCTCGACCCGCTACGTGGTGTGGGGATCACGGTGGTGGTCAACGGAGCCTCGGCAGGACCGGGAGGCCGACCGCAGATCACCAGCACCGTGTACGCCCCGGACGGCTCCGTGGCGGCGGTGTACGCGAAGGAGCACCTGTACGAGAACGAGCGCGAGGTGTTCGAGCCGGGCAGCGGTGGCGGCCGTTTCTGGGCGGACGGCGTCGGCTACTCGCTGGCGACGTGCTTCGACAACCACTTCCCCGAGGTGTCCGAGCGGAACGCGGCCCGGGGCTGCCGGGTTCACCTGGCGAGCTCGCTGTACGGGACTGGGGGCGGGCGGGAGGAGCGGCGTACGGTCCACCCGGCAATAGCGAAGGCCACCGGGATGTACGTGGTGCTCGCGAACCACGTCGGTCCCGCCGGGCCGTGGACGGGCTGCGGAGGCAGTGCCGTGTGGACGCCGGACGGGACCGTGGTGGCCGAGGCGGACGAGAGCGGGCCCCGGCTGCTGGTGGCCGACCTGGAGGTGGAGACGGGCGACTGA
- a CDS encoding DUF5709 domain-containing protein, producing the protein MTDWDAQDPEPAEDDGVLEPADSLLTDRLDDDPLDTGVIPPDGYRGATAYGTTPEEAERGESLDQLLSEEEPDDSPEAVDDRWADGPSPRAGRLVEDGIDTEGTDVGPDAGAASAEEAAVHLVYPDEDTEAEFDDAEPDEPLREAVRFTVLDDLADRVPDDEYR; encoded by the coding sequence ATGACCGACTGGGACGCCCAGGACCCGGAACCCGCCGAGGACGACGGCGTTCTCGAACCTGCCGACTCCCTGCTCACGGACCGGCTGGACGACGACCCGCTCGACACCGGAGTGATCCCGCCGGACGGCTACCGCGGCGCCACCGCGTACGGCACCACGCCCGAGGAGGCCGAGCGCGGCGAGTCCCTGGACCAGTTGCTGTCTGAGGAGGAACCCGACGACAGCCCCGAGGCGGTCGACGACCGATGGGCCGACGGCCCCTCGCCCCGAGCCGGCCGCCTGGTCGAGGACGGCATCGACACCGAGGGCACCGATGTCGGACCGGACGCCGGCGCCGCCAGCGCGGAAGAGGCCGCGGTACACCTGGTGTACCCGGACGAGGACACCGAAGCCGAGTTCGACGACGCCGAGCCGGACGAGCCGCTGCGGGAGGCGGTCCGGTTCACCGTCCTCGACGATCTGGCCGACCGAGTGCCCGACGACGAATACCGCTGA
- a CDS encoding ATP-binding protein — protein MRHDDGAPGFVGRRREVARLVQALRAVPAVVLVEGDAGVGKSALVGRALAEAEVPGERVLTGRCHPVAEPSPYGPLLDALRRGRPVLAGVAEMPPSAGALRTWLPDLADLLPEGTAGAAADERYRLTQGLQALLGALGEVVLLVEDAQWADRATRELLLLLARDPHPGLSLVVTYRPEELPDGVPVLGTAYRCPPGVSGGLLRIEPLDEAEVLELARTVLGAGTGGAAGPAAAPASSAGVAAGAGLASGAGPGAGPGTVPAVARLLYERSGGFPAAIVEDLAALEEDGRQTDPVAFLSGAELARGLRDAVAERLAGLGAEARAVVETVAVLEEPAGEGLIAEVSALPAEQVSPGLVEALRAGVLSEPEPARYAFRWEPARQVAYRRIPGPTRSALHRRAIDALRTGRPQPLARIAAHTRALGDRDAWQQAAEAAADQAVEQGDTAVAGPLLRELLAETDLAPERRGRAARALSGLAANAAYDAASTEVLADIIADPRLPVADRGEVRLTLGLRVAVQGGDRAGFALIEQAADELIAERPARAARALVALAMNERDGAGAAVRERMAKAAAALESEPDEEVAAAYRATGLTFQAREGDPELWPELDRLPRDASSPELVRQTTRALFNVGDIAMETGHDQRAGRLLAESRALARQAAISYLECYSRIALLRLDGLAGRWQGLEERFETIGTEYPDVAMARVERAMLFGRMAASRGRLVVARAEFESAARYGERESQVTTAIRAAAGLGAVELVERGAEAAAAVLAPAVAMLRQAGAWARAGELLPIAVEAVRGVGDEGAARHLTEEAAEAIDGADAPAAHAGLALARGVLLEGADSCGAIESYREARDAWRGIGRPYEVAKAEERLARALADRDPQTAAERLAAAEATYTTLGAASDAARCQHVRRDLGLGRMASPGRRGYGEALSPRERQVAELVGQGVSNQDIAQALFLSPRTVEHHVASVLRKLGVGRKDVAEALAETES, from the coding sequence ATGAGGCACGACGACGGAGCGCCGGGTTTCGTGGGGCGGCGGCGCGAGGTGGCGCGGCTGGTCCAGGCGCTGCGGGCCGTGCCGGCGGTGGTGCTGGTGGAGGGTGACGCCGGTGTCGGCAAGTCCGCACTGGTCGGGCGGGCGCTGGCGGAGGCCGAGGTGCCGGGCGAGCGGGTGCTGACCGGCCGGTGCCATCCGGTGGCCGAACCGTCCCCCTACGGACCGCTGCTGGACGCGCTGCGGCGGGGCCGCCCGGTGCTGGCCGGAGTCGCTGAAATGCCACCGAGTGCCGGGGCGCTCCGGACCTGGCTGCCGGACCTGGCCGACCTGCTGCCGGAGGGCACCGCAGGTGCGGCAGCCGACGAGCGGTACCGGCTGACTCAAGGCCTGCAGGCGCTGCTCGGGGCACTGGGCGAGGTGGTGCTGCTGGTCGAGGACGCGCAGTGGGCCGATCGGGCGACCAGGGAGCTGTTGCTGCTGTTGGCCAGGGACCCGCACCCCGGTCTGTCGCTGGTGGTGACCTACCGGCCGGAGGAGCTGCCGGACGGGGTGCCCGTGCTGGGAACGGCCTACCGCTGTCCGCCCGGGGTTTCCGGCGGGCTGCTCAGGATCGAGCCCCTGGACGAGGCGGAAGTACTGGAGCTGGCCCGCACCGTGCTAGGTGCCGGCACCGGTGGCGCGGCCGGGCCCGCTGCCGCTCCCGCCTCCAGCGCCGGTGTTGCTGCCGGTGCCGGCCTCGCGTCCGGCGCCGGCCCGGGCGCCGGGCCCGGCACCGTGCCTGCGGTGGCGCGTCTGCTGTACGAACGGTCCGGGGGCTTCCCGGCCGCAATCGTCGAGGACCTGGCGGCCCTGGAGGAGGACGGCCGGCAGACGGACCCCGTCGCGTTCCTGAGCGGGGCGGAGCTGGCGCGTGGCCTGCGGGACGCGGTGGCCGAGCGGCTGGCAGGTCTCGGCGCCGAGGCGCGTGCGGTGGTGGAGACGGTCGCCGTGCTGGAGGAGCCGGCCGGTGAGGGGCTGATCGCCGAGGTTTCCGCGCTGCCCGCCGAGCAGGTCTCCCCCGGGCTGGTGGAGGCCCTGCGGGCGGGCGTGCTGAGCGAGCCGGAGCCTGCCAGGTACGCGTTCCGCTGGGAGCCCGCTCGGCAGGTGGCGTACCGGCGGATACCGGGTCCGACGCGCTCCGCGCTCCATCGCCGGGCCATCGACGCGCTGCGCACCGGGCGACCGCAGCCGCTCGCCCGGATCGCCGCGCACACCCGGGCCCTCGGCGACCGGGACGCTTGGCAACAGGCCGCCGAAGCGGCCGCCGATCAGGCGGTGGAACAGGGCGACACCGCGGTGGCCGGGCCGCTGCTGCGCGAACTGCTCGCCGAGACCGACCTCGCGCCCGAGCGCCGGGGACGGGCCGCCCGGGCACTGTCCGGGCTCGCCGCGAACGCCGCCTACGACGCAGCCAGCACCGAGGTGCTGGCCGACATCATCGCCGACCCCCGGCTGCCGGTCGCCGACCGGGGCGAAGTCCGGCTGACCCTGGGCCTGCGGGTGGCCGTCCAGGGCGGTGACCGGGCCGGCTTCGCACTGATCGAACAGGCCGCCGACGAGCTCATCGCCGAACGCCCGGCCCGCGCCGCTCGGGCCCTGGTCGCGCTCGCCATGAACGAACGCGACGGCGCGGGCGCGGCCGTCCGGGAGCGGATGGCCAAGGCCGCCGCCGCCCTGGAGAGCGAACCCGACGAGGAGGTCGCCGCCGCCTACCGCGCCACCGGGCTCACCTTCCAGGCCCGCGAGGGCGACCCCGAGCTGTGGCCCGAGCTCGACCGGCTGCCCCGCGACGCCTCAAGCCCCGAACTCGTCCGGCAGACCACCAGAGCCCTGTTCAACGTCGGCGACATTGCCATGGAGACCGGCCACGACCAGCGGGCCGGACGGCTGCTCGCCGAGAGCCGCGCCCTGGCCCGGCAGGCCGCGATCTCCTACCTGGAGTGCTACAGCCGGATCGCCCTGCTGCGCCTCGACGGCCTGGCCGGGCGGTGGCAGGGCCTGGAGGAGCGGTTCGAGACCATCGGCACCGAGTACCCGGACGTGGCGATGGCCCGGGTAGAACGCGCGATGCTGTTCGGTCGGATGGCCGCCTCCCGGGGGCGGTTGGTGGTCGCGCGGGCCGAGTTCGAGTCCGCCGCCAGGTACGGGGAACGGGAATCACAGGTCACCACGGCGATCAGGGCCGCCGCCGGGCTGGGGGCGGTGGAGCTGGTGGAACGCGGTGCGGAGGCGGCCGCTGCGGTGCTGGCACCGGCCGTGGCCATGCTGCGCCAGGCGGGGGCATGGGCCCGGGCCGGGGAACTGCTGCCGATCGCCGTGGAGGCCGTACGGGGTGTCGGCGACGAGGGCGCGGCCAGGCACCTCACCGAGGAGGCGGCGGAGGCGATCGACGGGGCGGACGCGCCCGCCGCGCACGCGGGGCTGGCCCTGGCCCGGGGCGTCCTGCTGGAGGGGGCGGACTCGTGCGGTGCGATCGAGTCCTACCGTGAGGCGCGGGACGCCTGGCGCGGCATCGGACGCCCCTACGAGGTCGCCAAGGCCGAAGAGCGGCTGGCCCGGGCACTCGCCGACCGCGACCCGCAGACGGCGGCCGAGCGGTTGGCCGCTGCCGAAGCCACCTACACCACTCTCGGCGCGGCCTCCGACGCGGCCCGCTGCCAGCACGTCCGACGGGACCTGGGTTTGGGGCGGATGGCCTCGCCCGGGCGGCGCGGCTACGGCGAGGCGCTCTCGCCACGTGAGCGGCAGGTTGCCGAGCTGGTCGGGCAGGGAGTCAGCAACCAGGACATCGCCCAGGCCCTGTTCCTGTCGCCGCGCACGGTCGAGCACCATGTGGCCAGCGTGCTGAGGAAGTTGGGCGTGGGGCGGAAGGACGTGGCGGAGGCATTGGCGGAGACCGAGAGCTGA
- a CDS encoding glutathionylspermidine synthase family protein: MRRHTIAPRPDWLATVESQGLVYAMCSDPCNQGGPHAYWDESAYYEFSLPEVEALEEVVEELHELSLAAAEHVVRTDRFADFGITDPRLAAVVAESWRRRAEQPSVYGRFDLAYDGTGPAKLFEYNADTPTSLIEAAGPQWFWLEDRFPGADQWNSLHERLVESWSDQKHLLPPGPVHFAHSRGDTEGEDWLTTLYLQECAEQAGLQTVGIAMEDIGWDEMSGRFVDLEHRFIRSAFKLYPWEWLVDDEFADHLLNVIDLGGGTGSTLWIEPAWKMLLSNKALLAVLWELNPGHPNLLPAYLDGPRELADPDGPGYAAKPLLGREGAGIRIVEPDGSQTRLADWAGDPDRYGAEGHCYQQYHPLPDFDGNRPVLGTWVVDGESAGLGIRETDDSPITHQGARFLPHLIR, translated from the coding sequence TTGCGCCGCCACACCATCGCCCCGCGTCCCGACTGGCTGGCCACCGTCGAGTCCCAGGGCCTCGTGTACGCGATGTGCTCCGACCCGTGCAACCAGGGCGGCCCGCACGCCTACTGGGACGAGAGTGCCTACTACGAGTTCTCGCTGCCCGAGGTCGAGGCACTGGAGGAGGTCGTCGAGGAACTCCACGAACTCTCCCTCGCCGCCGCCGAGCACGTGGTGCGCACCGACCGCTTCGCCGACTTCGGCATCACCGACCCGCGACTGGCCGCCGTGGTCGCCGAGTCCTGGCGCCGCCGCGCCGAACAGCCCAGCGTGTACGGCCGCTTCGACCTCGCCTACGACGGCACCGGGCCGGCCAAGCTCTTCGAGTACAACGCCGACACCCCGACCTCGCTGATCGAGGCCGCCGGACCCCAGTGGTTCTGGCTGGAGGACCGCTTCCCCGGGGCCGACCAGTGGAACTCCCTGCACGAGCGGCTGGTCGAGTCCTGGTCCGACCAGAAGCACCTGCTGCCGCCCGGCCCCGTCCACTTCGCCCACTCCCGCGGCGACACCGAGGGCGAGGACTGGCTCACCACCCTCTACCTGCAGGAATGCGCCGAACAGGCCGGCCTGCAGACCGTCGGCATCGCCATGGAGGACATCGGCTGGGACGAGATGTCCGGCCGCTTCGTCGACCTGGAGCACCGCTTCATCCGCTCCGCGTTCAAGCTCTACCCCTGGGAGTGGCTCGTCGACGACGAGTTCGCCGACCACCTGCTGAACGTCATCGACCTCGGCGGCGGCACCGGTTCCACCCTGTGGATCGAACCCGCCTGGAAGATGCTGCTCTCCAACAAGGCGCTACTGGCCGTGCTGTGGGAACTCAACCCCGGCCACCCCAACCTGCTGCCTGCCTACCTCGACGGCCCGCGCGAACTCGCCGACCCCGACGGCCCCGGCTACGCCGCCAAGCCGCTGCTCGGCCGGGAGGGCGCCGGCATCCGCATCGTCGAACCCGACGGCAGCCAGACCCGGCTCGCCGACTGGGCCGGCGACCCCGACCGCTACGGCGCCGAAGGCCACTGCTACCAGCAGTACCACCCGCTCCCCGACTTCGACGGCAACCGTCCCGTCCTCGGCACCTGGGTCGTCGACGGCGAATCCGCCGGCCTCGGCATCCGCGAGACCGACGACAGCCCCATCACCCACCAGGGCGCCCGCTTCCTCCCCCACCTCATCCGCTGA
- a CDS encoding DUF350 domain-containing protein, which translates to MNDILHGLGAAAVYGLVGLVLLLLGYLLIDVLTPGKLGRLIWADGNRNAAVLLSSALLGIGGIVYTAIRYTYDDFGKGLLSTLCFGVLGLLLMALAFWLLDLLTPGRLGAILVSTEPHPAVWVSASCNLAAAAIVAASIA; encoded by the coding sequence ATGAACGACATACTCCACGGCCTCGGCGCGGCCGCCGTCTACGGCCTGGTGGGCCTGGTCCTGCTGCTGCTCGGCTACCTGCTGATCGACGTGCTCACCCCCGGCAAGCTGGGCCGGCTGATCTGGGCCGACGGCAACCGCAACGCGGCCGTGCTGCTCAGCTCCGCGCTGCTCGGCATCGGCGGCATCGTGTACACCGCGATCCGGTACACCTACGACGACTTCGGCAAGGGCCTGCTGTCCACGCTCTGCTTCGGCGTCCTGGGCCTGCTGCTGATGGCGCTCGCGTTCTGGCTGCTGGACCTGCTCACCCCCGGGCGGCTCGGCGCGATCCTGGTCTCCACCGAGCCGCACCCGGCGGTGTGGGTGTCGGCCAGCTGCAACCTGGCCGCCGCCGCGATCGTGGCCGCCTCGATCGCCTGA
- the metX gene encoding homoserine O-acetyltransferase MetX → MNGPPLPAVPPPSGAWRDGDPAGGRRWFALPGPLALEAGGALPGARLAYQTWGSPRPDGSNAVLVLHALTGDSHLTGPAAPGHPTAGWWTELVGPGRALDTDRWFVVAPNVLGGCQGSTGPSSTAPDGRPWGSRFPFLTQRDQVAAEVRLADALGVDRWALVVGGSMGGMRALEWAVAHPRRVGALLVLATAAAASAEQIAHASAQLHAIRTDPGWHGGDYHHLPPGGGPHRGLGLARRLAQITYRSEPEFAARFGRAAQSGEHPWRGGRFAVESYLDHHAEKLAHRFDAGSYVVLNEAMNAHDLGRGRGGTAAALRRAAVPALVAAVDSDRLYPPAQQAELAALLPDADALRTLSSPHGHDGFLLEAGQVAPLFAELLPAARR, encoded by the coding sequence CTGAACGGCCCGCCGCTGCCCGCCGTCCCGCCGCCCTCCGGGGCGTGGCGGGACGGCGACCCGGCCGGGGGGCGGCGCTGGTTCGCGCTGCCCGGGCCGCTCGCCCTGGAGGCGGGCGGCGCCCTGCCGGGGGCCCGGCTGGCGTACCAGACCTGGGGCTCCCCGCGCCCCGACGGCTCCAACGCGGTGCTGGTGCTGCACGCCCTGACCGGGGACAGCCACCTCACCGGGCCGGCCGCCCCCGGGCACCCGACGGCCGGCTGGTGGACGGAACTGGTCGGACCGGGGCGAGCGTTGGACACCGACCGCTGGTTCGTGGTCGCGCCGAACGTGCTCGGCGGCTGCCAGGGCTCCACCGGTCCGTCCTCGACCGCGCCGGACGGTCGGCCCTGGGGCAGCCGGTTCCCGTTCCTGACCCAGCGCGACCAGGTCGCCGCCGAGGTGCGGCTCGCGGACGCGCTCGGCGTCGACCGCTGGGCGCTGGTGGTCGGCGGGTCGATGGGCGGGATGCGCGCGCTGGAGTGGGCGGTGGCGCACCCGCGGCGGGTCGGGGCGCTGCTGGTGCTGGCCACCGCGGCGGCGGCCTCCGCCGAGCAGATCGCGCACGCCTCGGCGCAGTTGCACGCGATCCGCACGGACCCGGGGTGGCACGGCGGCGACTACCACCACCTGCCGCCGGGCGGCGGCCCGCACCGGGGCCTGGGCCTGGCCCGCCGCCTGGCCCAGATCACCTACCGCAGCGAGCCCGAGTTCGCGGCCCGCTTCGGCCGGGCCGCGCAGTCGGGTGAACACCCCTGGCGGGGCGGGCGGTTCGCGGTCGAGTCGTACCTCGACCACCACGCCGAGAAGCTCGCCCACCGCTTCGACGCGGGCAGCTACGTGGTCCTCAACGAGGCCATGAACGCGCACGACCTCGGCCGCGGCCGGGGCGGGACGGCGGCGGCGCTGCGCCGGGCCGCCGTTCCGGCGCTGGTCGCCGCGGTCGACTCCGACCGGCTGTACCCGCCCGCCCAGCAGGCCGAACTGGCCGCGCTGCTGCCGGACGCCGACGCGCTGCGGACGCTCTCCTCGCCGCACGGCCACGACGGGTTCCTGCTGGAGGCCGGGCAGGTCGCGCCGCTGTTCGCCGAACTGCTGCCGGCCGCCCGCCGCTGA
- a CDS encoding bifunctional o-acetylhomoserine/o-acetylserine sulfhydrylase → MSEQSPEAVPGWSFETRQIHAGAQPDPATGARAVPIYQTTSFAFRDTAHAADLFALAEPGNIYTRIHNPTTDVLEQRLASLEGGVAAVALASGQAAETLALLTLAQAGDHLVSSASLYGGTYNLLRHTLPRFGVEVSFVEDPDDPEAWRAAIRPNTKALFAETLGNPRGNVLDVRGVADVAHAAGVPLIVDNTVPTPYLLRPLEHGADVVVHSATKFLGGHGTTIGGVVVDGGSFDFGADPKRFPGFNEPDPSYHGLRFWDALGPGAFAAKLRVQLLRDLGPALSPHSAFLLLQGVETLSLRLERHTANALELARWLEQRDEVAVVHYPGLPSSRWYGAAQRYLPRGAGAVLSFELRDGIEAGRRFVDGLELFSHLANIGDVRSLVIHPASTTHSQLDAEQLTATGAAPGLVRLSVGLESVTDLRADLEAGFRSAKGAS, encoded by the coding sequence ATGTCCGAGCAGAGCCCCGAGGCCGTTCCCGGCTGGTCGTTCGAGACCCGGCAGATCCACGCGGGCGCGCAGCCCGACCCGGCGACCGGGGCGCGGGCGGTGCCGATCTACCAGACCACCTCGTTCGCCTTCCGGGACACCGCGCACGCCGCGGACCTGTTCGCGCTCGCCGAGCCGGGCAACATCTACACCCGCATCCACAACCCGACCACCGACGTGCTGGAGCAGCGCCTGGCCTCGCTGGAGGGCGGCGTGGCGGCGGTCGCGCTGGCCTCCGGGCAGGCCGCCGAGACGCTGGCACTGCTGACGCTGGCCCAGGCCGGCGACCACCTGGTGTCCTCGGCCTCGCTGTACGGCGGCACGTACAACCTGCTGCGGCACACCCTGCCCCGGTTCGGCGTCGAGGTGAGCTTCGTCGAGGACCCGGACGACCCGGAGGCGTGGCGGGCGGCGATCCGCCCGAACACCAAGGCGCTGTTCGCGGAGACCCTCGGCAACCCGCGCGGCAACGTGCTGGACGTGCGCGGGGTCGCGGACGTCGCGCACGCCGCCGGGGTGCCGCTGATCGTCGACAACACCGTGCCGACCCCGTACCTGCTGCGACCGCTGGAACACGGCGCGGACGTCGTGGTGCACTCGGCGACCAAGTTCCTCGGCGGGCACGGCACCACCATTGGCGGCGTGGTCGTGGACGGCGGCAGCTTCGACTTCGGCGCCGACCCCAAGCGCTTCCCCGGCTTCAACGAGCCCGACCCGAGCTACCACGGCCTGCGCTTCTGGGACGCCCTCGGCCCGGGCGCGTTCGCCGCCAAGCTCCGGGTCCAACTGCTGCGCGACCTCGGCCCCGCGCTCTCCCCGCACTCGGCGTTCCTGCTGCTGCAGGGCGTGGAGACGCTGTCGCTGCGGCTGGAGCGGCACACCGCGAACGCCCTGGAGCTGGCCCGCTGGCTGGAGCAGCGCGACGAGGTCGCGGTCGTCCACTACCCGGGGCTGCCCTCCAGCCGCTGGTACGGGGCGGCGCAGCGCTACCTGCCGCGCGGCGCGGGCGCGGTGCTCTCCTTCGAGCTGCGCGACGGCATCGAGGCGGGGCGGCGGTTCGTGGACGGGCTGGAGCTGTTCAGCCACCTCGCCAACATCGGGGACGTGCGCAGCCTGGTGATCCACCCGGCCTCCACCACGCACAGCCAGTTGGACGCCGAGCAGCTGACGGCCACCGGGGCGGCGCCGGGCCTGGTGCGCCTGTCGGTCGGGCTGGAGAGCGTCACGGACCTGCGGGCCGACCTGGAGGCCGGTTTCCGCTCGGCGAAGGGCGCGTCCTGA
- a CDS encoding LysR family transcriptional regulator, giving the protein MELQQVRYVLAVAETLNFTRAAERCLVVQSALSHQIARLEQELGARLFERTSRRVRLTAAGEAFLPAARQCLEAAERAAAEVAAAVGEVRGRLAVGLISTVTAVDIPVGLRDFRGRHPQVRISLRVGASKNLVEQVREGELDVAFLGLPTTFRPEGVTARELARGRLVAAVAPDHPLASRGRVPLRELAAEPFVDLPSGTAGRAQTDLAFAAAGLVRDVAFEVDEASYIPRLVGPGLAVAMLPAAYVPRLTGIAVVEVTDAPVRIETVVWPRTGPTPATAAFLALLGIPDTAPT; this is encoded by the coding sequence ATGGAACTCCAGCAGGTGCGCTACGTCCTCGCGGTGGCCGAGACGCTGAACTTCACCCGGGCCGCCGAGCGCTGCCTGGTCGTGCAGTCGGCGCTCAGCCACCAGATCGCCCGGCTCGAACAGGAGCTGGGCGCCCGCCTGTTCGAACGCACCAGCCGCCGGGTCCGGCTGACCGCCGCCGGGGAGGCCTTCCTGCCGGCCGCCCGGCAGTGCCTGGAGGCGGCGGAGCGGGCCGCCGCCGAGGTCGCGGCGGCGGTCGGCGAGGTGCGCGGGCGGCTGGCGGTGGGCCTGATCTCGACCGTCACCGCGGTGGACATCCCGGTGGGCCTGCGCGACTTCCGCGGCCGGCACCCGCAGGTGCGGATCAGTCTGCGGGTGGGCGCCAGCAAGAACCTGGTCGAGCAGGTCCGCGAGGGCGAGCTGGACGTCGCCTTCCTCGGGCTGCCGACCACCTTCCGGCCCGAGGGGGTCACGGCCCGCGAGCTCGCCCGCGGCCGGCTGGTCGCCGCCGTCGCGCCGGACCACCCGCTGGCCTCCCGGGGGCGGGTGCCGCTGCGCGAGCTGGCCGCCGAGCCCTTCGTCGACCTCCCGTCGGGCACCGCGGGACGGGCCCAGACCGATCTGGCGTTCGCCGCCGCGGGGCTGGTGCGCGACGTGGCCTTCGAGGTCGACGAGGCGTCCTACATCCCCCGCCTAGTGGGGCCTGGCCTGGCGGTGGCGATGCTGCCCGCCGCGTACGTCCCGCGGCTGACCGGCATCGCGGTCGTCGAGGTCACGGACGCGCCGGTCCGGATCGAGACGGTGGTCTGGCCGCGCACCGGTCCCACCCCGGCGACGGCGGCGTTCCTGGCCCTGCTCGGCATCCCGGACACCGCCCCGACCTGA
- a CDS encoding EamA family transporter produces MWGTTYVVTTELLPPGHPMFAALLRALPAGLIALAVTRALPRGRWWGRAAVLGVLNIGLFLPLLFTTAERLPGGAAATLGAVQPMIVALLAVLMLRQRLSGRRLGWGLVGVVGVGLVVIGPSAALDAVGVAAGLGGAAAMALGVTLTKRWGRPEGVSPLALTGWQLTAGGLFLLPTTFLFEGAPPAVDGRAALGYLWLGLVGGLLTYALWFQGIGSLPVTNVAVLGLLSPLVAAVLGALLLDQTLGPVQLLGFALALASIVAGQLPERRAGARG; encoded by the coding sequence GTGTGGGGCACCACCTACGTGGTCACCACCGAACTGCTGCCCCCCGGCCACCCGATGTTCGCCGCCCTGCTGCGCGCCCTGCCCGCCGGACTGATCGCCCTGGCCGTCACCCGGGCGCTGCCGCGCGGCCGCTGGTGGGGCAGGGCCGCCGTGCTCGGGGTGCTGAACATCGGACTGTTCCTGCCGCTGCTGTTCACCACCGCCGAACGCCTCCCCGGCGGCGCCGCCGCCACCCTCGGCGCCGTCCAGCCGATGATCGTCGCCCTGCTCGCCGTCCTGATGCTGCGCCAGCGGCTCTCCGGCCGGCGACTGGGCTGGGGGCTGGTGGGCGTGGTCGGCGTCGGACTGGTGGTGATCGGCCCGAGCGCGGCGCTGGACGCCGTCGGCGTGGCCGCCGGGCTCGGCGGCGCCGCCGCCATGGCCCTCGGCGTCACGCTCACCAAGCGCTGGGGCCGGCCCGAGGGCGTCAGCCCGCTCGCACTGACCGGCTGGCAGCTTACCGCCGGCGGCCTGTTCCTGCTGCCCACCACCTTCCTGTTCGAGGGCGCGCCCCCGGCGGTCGACGGGCGGGCCGCGCTCGGCTACCTGTGGCTCGGCCTGGTCGGCGGGCTGCTCACGTACGCCCTCTGGTTCCAGGGCATCGGCAGCCTCCCGGTCACCAACGTCGCGGTGCTGGGCCTGCTGTCGCCGCTGGTCGCGGCGGTGCTCGGCGCGCTGCTGCTGGACCAGACGCTCGGGCCGGTGCAGCTGCTGGGCTTCGCGCTGGCGCTGGCGTCGATCGTGGCCGGACAGCTGCCCGAACGGCGGGCGGGCGCCCGGGGCTGA